Proteins encoded in a region of the Novibacillus thermophilus genome:
- a CDS encoding acyl-CoA mutase large subunit family protein translates to MEAKGITSTTGSWEERSVNDMLDKHRSIHTSKTCVTSSGIEVERCYTPDECDTRYKEKLGFPGEFPYTRGIHRTMYRGRLWTMRQYAGFGTARETNRRFKFLLREGQHGLSCAFDLPTQIGIDSDAPEAAGEVGRVGVAIDSLRDMELLFQDIPLDRVSTSMTINAPAPVLLAMYIAVAEKQGVPLDKLSGTVQNDILKEYAARGTYIYPPQESMRLVTDVVEFCTNWMPRFKPISVSGYHMREAGASASQELAFTLANGIAYIEYALARGLKIDQVAPQFSFFLSVHNHFFEEVAKFRAARRLWSRLMRERFGARLPRSQQFRVHAQTGGSTLTAVQPDNNVARVALQSLAAVLGGVQSLHANASDEALALPTEASVRTALRTQQIIAYESGAADTVDPLAGSYFVEELTDQLEQRVQDYLDEIEGQGGAVAAIERGYVQQTIQDGAYRHQQKVERGEEVVVGVNRFVGEENGEIFLHQSDPRLEQRQKRFLQQLRRSRDNVRLRHVLSQLQLAASGNENVMPFIIDAVKSGATVGEICDTLRETYGEYDSS, encoded by the coding sequence ACCCCAGATGAATGCGATACGCGCTACAAGGAAAAACTCGGGTTTCCCGGCGAGTTCCCGTACACCCGGGGGATCCACCGGACGATGTACCGCGGGCGGTTGTGGACGATGCGGCAGTATGCCGGGTTCGGAACGGCGCGGGAGACGAACAGGCGGTTTAAATTTTTATTGCGTGAAGGGCAGCACGGTCTCAGTTGCGCGTTTGACTTGCCGACGCAGATTGGCATTGATTCCGATGCTCCGGAAGCGGCGGGAGAAGTCGGCAGGGTCGGTGTTGCCATAGATTCCTTGCGGGACATGGAGCTGCTGTTTCAAGACATTCCCCTCGACCGCGTCAGCACGTCGATGACGATCAACGCTCCGGCCCCCGTCCTGTTGGCGATGTACATCGCCGTCGCGGAAAAACAGGGGGTTCCCCTCGACAAGTTGTCCGGCACAGTGCAAAACGACATCTTAAAAGAGTACGCCGCCCGGGGCACGTATATTTATCCACCGCAAGAGTCCATGCGACTGGTGACGGATGTCGTGGAATTTTGCACGAACTGGATGCCCCGTTTCAAACCGATCAGTGTCAGCGGGTACCACATGCGGGAGGCAGGTGCGTCAGCTTCCCAAGAATTAGCCTTTACACTGGCAAACGGTATCGCCTACATCGAGTATGCTCTGGCAAGAGGGCTGAAGATCGATCAAGTGGCACCTCAGTTTTCATTTTTCTTAAGTGTACACAATCACTTTTTCGAGGAAGTGGCCAAATTCCGTGCCGCCCGCCGCTTGTGGTCCCGCTTGATGCGCGAGCGCTTCGGAGCGCGCCTTCCGCGGTCGCAACAGTTTCGGGTACACGCCCAAACCGGGGGTTCTACGTTGACTGCCGTCCAGCCCGATAACAACGTCGCGCGAGTCGCGCTCCAGTCCCTCGCTGCCGTACTCGGCGGCGTACAGAGTCTACACGCCAATGCGTCCGACGAGGCACTGGCTTTACCTACAGAGGCGTCAGTGCGGACAGCGCTGCGCACACAACAAATTATCGCCTATGAGAGCGGTGCCGCCGACACGGTGGACCCACTCGCCGGCTCGTATTTTGTTGAGGAATTGACGGACCAGTTGGAACAGCGAGTCCAGGACTATTTGGACGAAATCGAGGGGCAGGGGGGAGCCGTTGCCGCCATTGAACGCGGGTATGTTCAACAGACAATTCAGGACGGCGCCTATCGCCATCAGCAAAAAGTGGAACGCGGTGAGGAAGTCGTCGTCGGTGTAAACCGGTTTGTCGGCGAAGAAAACGGGGAGATCTTTTTGCACCAATCGGATCCGAGGCTGGAACAGCGACAAAAGCGATTTCTACAACAACTGCGCCGATCCCGGGACAATGTGCGCCTACGGCACGTCCTCTCGCAGCTGCAGTTGGCAGCTTCAGGAAACGAGAATGTGATGCCTTTCATCATCGACGCCGTGAAAAGCGGGGCAACCGTCGGTGAAATATGCGACACGCTGCGAGAAACATACGGGGAATACGATTCGTCTTGA
- the sufC gene encoding Fe-S cluster assembly ATPase SufC codes for MSSAPKLTIEDLHASVEDKEILKGVNLEVKGGEIHAIMGPNGTGKSTLASAVMGHPMYEVTKGRVTLDGEDLLEMEVDERARKGLFLAMQYPSEISGVTNSDFLRSAINAKRGEGNEISIMKFIRQLDEKMEMLNIDQSFAERYLNEGFSGGEKKRNEILQMMMLEPRIAILDEIDSGLDIDALKVVAKGVNSMRDPNLGVLIITHYQRLLNYIEPDFVHVMMQGRIVRSGGPELAQRLEAEGYEWIKAELGIQDETVGQEA; via the coding sequence ATGTCAAGTGCTCCTAAATTAACGATAGAGGATTTGCACGCCTCAGTTGAAGATAAGGAAATACTCAAAGGAGTGAATCTCGAAGTCAAAGGCGGCGAAATTCACGCCATCATGGGGCCGAACGGTACGGGGAAAAGTACCCTCGCATCAGCCGTGATGGGTCATCCGATGTACGAAGTGACAAAAGGGCGCGTCACGTTGGACGGAGAAGACCTCTTGGAGATGGAAGTAGATGAGCGGGCCAGAAAAGGGCTCTTCCTTGCTATGCAGTACCCGAGTGAGATCAGCGGAGTGACCAACTCCGATTTCTTGCGCAGCGCCATCAACGCGAAACGCGGAGAGGGTAACGAGATTTCCATCATGAAATTCATCCGCCAACTGGATGAAAAGATGGAGATGTTAAACATAGACCAGTCGTTTGCCGAACGCTATTTAAACGAAGGGTTCTCAGGCGGTGAGAAGAAGCGGAACGAAATACTGCAGATGATGATGTTGGAACCGCGCATCGCCATATTGGACGAGATCGACTCGGGTTTGGACATCGACGCTCTGAAGGTCGTGGCCAAAGGTGTCAACTCCATGCGTGATCCGAATTTGGGCGTGCTCATCATCACCCACTACCAGCGGCTGCTCAACTACATTGAACCAGACTTCGTTCACGTCATGATGCAAGGTCGCATTGTGCGTTCAGGCGGGCCGGAGCTGGCACAGCGTCTGGAGGCGGAAGGGTACGAATGGATTAAGGCGGAGTTGGGTATTCAAGACGAAACTGTGGGCCAAGAAGCTTAA
- the sufB gene encoding Fe-S cluster assembly protein SufB, producing MAENLPELSEYQYGFRDKDVSIYRAKRGLSREVVEEISRIKNEPQWMLDFRLKALDIFFSKPMPMWGGDLSGLNFDDITYYVKPSERQGRTWDEVPEEIKKTFDKLGIPEAEQKFLAGVSAQYESEVVYHSMKEDLEKQGVIFCDTDTAVQKYPDLVKEYFGTVVPPTDNKFAALNSAVWSGGSFIYVPKGVKCEVPLQAYFRINSENMGQFERTLIIADEDSFVHYVEGCTAPIYSTDSLHSAVVEIIVKERARCRYTTIQNWSPNVYNLVTKRAVAEAGAHMEWVDGNIGSKLTMKYPAVIMRGEGAKGDVLSIAVAGKNQHQDAGAKLTMLAPNCTGSIVSKSISKQGGKVTYRGLVRFGRHSGGSKANIECDTLILDEQSESDTIPYNEIMNDNITLQHEATVSKVSDEQLFYLMSRGLTEEEATQMIIMGFIEPFTKELPMEYAVEMNRLIKFEMEGSIG from the coding sequence GTGGCCGAGAATTTACCTGAACTGTCCGAGTACCAATACGGATTTCGCGACAAAGACGTGTCCATTTACCGCGCCAAACGCGGATTGTCGCGGGAAGTCGTGGAAGAAATTTCTCGGATCAAAAACGAACCGCAGTGGATGTTAGACTTTCGTTTGAAAGCTTTAGATATTTTCTTCAGCAAACCGATGCCGATGTGGGGCGGTGACTTAAGCGGACTGAATTTTGACGACATCACGTACTACGTCAAACCGTCTGAACGGCAAGGGCGAACGTGGGATGAAGTTCCGGAAGAAATCAAAAAGACGTTTGACAAGTTGGGGATTCCGGAAGCAGAGCAGAAGTTCCTCGCCGGCGTCTCCGCCCAATACGAATCCGAAGTCGTGTACCACAGCATGAAGGAAGACTTGGAAAAGCAAGGCGTCATCTTCTGTGACACCGACACGGCTGTGCAGAAGTATCCGGACCTCGTGAAAGAGTATTTCGGGACGGTCGTACCGCCGACAGACAACAAGTTTGCAGCCTTAAACAGCGCCGTGTGGAGCGGCGGCAGCTTCATATACGTTCCAAAAGGTGTCAAGTGTGAAGTGCCGCTGCAAGCGTACTTCCGCATTAACTCGGAAAACATGGGGCAGTTTGAACGGACTTTAATCATTGCCGACGAAGACAGCTTCGTCCATTACGTAGAAGGCTGTACGGCCCCGATTTACAGTACGGATTCGCTGCACAGTGCTGTCGTGGAGATTATTGTGAAAGAACGGGCCCGCTGCCGCTACACGACCATTCAAAACTGGTCGCCGAACGTCTACAACTTGGTGACCAAGCGCGCGGTGGCCGAAGCCGGGGCGCACATGGAGTGGGTCGACGGGAACATCGGCTCCAAACTGACGATGAAATACCCGGCCGTCATTATGCGCGGTGAAGGGGCGAAAGGAGACGTCCTGTCCATCGCCGTTGCCGGCAAGAACCAGCACCAGGACGCGGGAGCTAAATTGACGATGCTCGCGCCAAACTGCACGGGCTCCATTGTGTCCAAGTCCATCAGTAAACAAGGCGGAAAAGTGACGTACCGCGGTCTGGTGAGGTTTGGGCGCCATTCTGGCGGCTCTAAAGCGAACATCGAGTGTGACACGCTCATCCTCGACGAACAGTCCGAGTCGGATACGATCCCGTACAACGAAATTATGAACGACAACATCACCTTGCAACACGAAGCGACGGTCAGCAAGGTGAGTGACGAGCAGCTGTTCTACTTGATGAGCCGTGGTCTGACAGAAGAAGAAGCGACACAGATGATCATCATGGGCTTCATCGAACCGTTCACGAAAGAACTGCCGATGGAGTACGCCGTCGAAATGAACCGGCTCATCAAGTTCGAGATGGAAGGCAGTATTGGGTAA
- the sufD gene encoding Fe-S cluster assembly protein SufD, translated as MSVNTSNLIFDRDVITQLSQKNAEPDWMLDFRLKALEKASSLPLPNVEKTHIRQWNFTEFQPYTEEAVLSRFDELPETVRSFAQEEADGRNLIVQHNSTVVYTELMPELQQKGVIFTDLHTALREHGDLVRKVFMTDASQADEHKLTALHAALWSGGAFLYVPKNVELDVPIQSLVWTDKSGIGLLPHLVIVAEDNSRLTYVDSYVSAEGVEGVVHNGMTEIFVGPGASVQYATLHHYSEGVTDVSLRRATVARDGRVDWIVGDLNNGNTVSDNTTYLKGDGSQGYVKSITIASGKQENSITSNIRHYGKNTPSDILARAVVKDSSTSILNSITKIEKGARRADGQQTGRVLMMNEKSRGDANPILLIDENDVTAGHAASAGKVDPLQIYYLMSRGMTKADAERLIIYGFLNPLLEEIPIEDVVKQLKRVIERKLR; from the coding sequence ATGAGTGTCAATACGTCCAATTTGATCTTTGACCGAGATGTCATTACCCAACTTTCGCAAAAAAATGCCGAGCCGGACTGGATGCTCGACTTTCGCTTGAAAGCACTGGAAAAAGCGTCGAGCCTTCCTTTGCCCAATGTGGAGAAGACGCACATACGCCAGTGGAATTTTACAGAGTTTCAGCCTTACACGGAAGAGGCTGTGCTCTCGAGGTTTGACGAGCTGCCTGAGACCGTTCGTTCCTTTGCCCAGGAGGAAGCGGACGGACGGAACTTGATCGTGCAGCACAACTCCACTGTCGTTTACACGGAGTTAATGCCTGAACTTCAACAAAAAGGGGTGATCTTCACTGACCTGCACACAGCACTCCGCGAGCACGGCGATCTGGTGCGCAAAGTGTTCATGACCGACGCTTCCCAGGCGGACGAACACAAACTGACGGCTCTTCACGCGGCCCTGTGGAGTGGCGGAGCCTTTCTCTACGTGCCGAAGAACGTCGAACTGGACGTTCCTATACAGTCACTCGTCTGGACAGACAAGTCCGGCATCGGACTGCTGCCACACCTCGTGATCGTCGCAGAAGACAACAGCCGGTTGACGTACGTCGACAGCTACGTCTCAGCCGAAGGTGTGGAGGGCGTGGTGCACAACGGCATGACCGAAATTTTCGTCGGCCCTGGCGCCAGTGTGCAGTACGCCACATTGCATCACTACAGCGAAGGAGTCACGGACGTCTCCCTTCGCCGGGCAACGGTGGCCCGGGACGGGCGCGTCGACTGGATCGTCGGGGATTTGAACAACGGGAACACCGTGTCTGACAACACGACTTACTTGAAGGGCGACGGCAGCCAAGGCTACGTGAAGTCGATCACGATCGCTTCCGGGAAGCAGGAAAACAGCATTACGTCTAACATCCGCCACTACGGCAAAAATACACCGAGCGACATTCTCGCGCGGGCAGTGGTGAAAGACTCTTCCACCTCTATTTTGAACAGCATTACGAAGATCGAAAAAGGCGCGCGGAGAGCAGATGGCCAGCAGACGGGACGCGTTTTAATGATGAACGAAAAGTCCCGCGGAGACGCCAATCCAATCCTGCTGATCGACGAAAACGACGTCACCGCCGGCCACGCAGCCAGTGCCGGAAAAGTCGATCCGCTACAGATTTACTATTTAATGTCGCGGGGCATGACAAAAGCGGATGCGGAGCGCTTGATTATTTACGGATTTCTCAATCCTCTGCTTGAGGAAATTCCCATTGAGGATGTCGTCAAGCAGCTGAAACGGGTGATCGAAAGGAAGTTGCGTTAG
- a CDS encoding methionine ABC transporter ATP-binding protein — MIQLKGIRKHFKTAAGTIRAVDDIDLTVEPGEIFGIIGYSGAGKSTLIRTINLLEPPTAGEVRVGERVFTQLSGRELREARREIGMIFQQFHLLWSRTVKENVRFPLEIAGVGKAEADEKVRHMLELVGLTDKADAYPAQLSGGQKQRVGIARALANDPKVLLCDEATSALDPKTTDDILRLLQKINRELNLTIVLITHEMHVIRKICHRVAVMENGRFVESGPVSDVFRRPKKEITRRFVRDVAGLEEEAKEALDLSFRDMFSGRILKCTFFGTEAKQPVISRCIRACEVDLSILQGQVRQVNDTAYGTLYVHVDGSSEQVARVVDFLRGSDVEVEVLDSGFPSA; from the coding sequence GTGATTCAGTTAAAGGGCATTCGTAAGCACTTTAAGACGGCTGCAGGGACAATCCGAGCTGTAGATGACATAGATCTGACGGTCGAGCCCGGAGAAATCTTCGGGATTATCGGCTACAGCGGCGCGGGAAAGAGCACCTTGATCCGGACGATCAACTTGCTGGAACCGCCGACCGCCGGAGAAGTGAGGGTGGGGGAGCGCGTTTTTACCCAGTTGTCCGGACGCGAACTGAGGGAAGCGCGGCGGGAAATCGGCATGATTTTTCAGCAGTTCCATTTGCTGTGGTCCCGTACGGTCAAGGAGAACGTCCGCTTTCCGCTGGAAATCGCCGGCGTTGGGAAGGCCGAAGCCGATGAGAAAGTCAGGCACATGCTCGAGCTTGTCGGCCTGACGGACAAGGCGGACGCTTACCCGGCGCAACTGTCCGGCGGGCAGAAGCAGCGGGTCGGGATTGCGAGGGCGCTGGCCAATGACCCGAAAGTGTTATTGTGCGACGAGGCGACGTCAGCCCTCGATCCGAAGACGACGGACGACATACTCCGTTTACTCCAAAAGATTAATCGCGAGTTGAATCTGACGATCGTCCTCATCACCCACGAAATGCACGTTATCCGCAAAATTTGCCATCGCGTGGCGGTCATGGAAAACGGGCGTTTCGTCGAAAGCGGACCGGTGTCCGACGTGTTCCGCCGGCCGAAAAAAGAAATCACGCGTCGGTTCGTGCGGGACGTGGCCGGGTTGGAGGAAGAAGCGAAAGAAGCCCTTGACCTTTCCTTTCGTGATATGTTTTCCGGACGGATCCTCAAGTGCACATTTTTCGGGACAGAGGCGAAACAACCGGTCATCAGTCGCTGTATCCGCGCCTGTGAGGTCGATCTCAGCATTTTGCAGGGACAAGTGCGTCAAGTCAACGACACGGCCTACGGCACGCTGTATGTACACGTTGACGGATCTTCGGAGCAGGTGGCGCGAGTCGTGGACTTTTTGCGGGGGTCAGACGTCGAAGTGGAGGTGTTAGACAGTGGATTTCCTTCTGCCTAA
- a CDS encoding methionine ABC transporter permease, translated as MDFLLPNVQWDLLLAATWETVYMMVISTFFTALFGLPLGIALVVMEEKGLWPLPWLQRLVGFGVNLFRSIPFIVLVVWMIPVARMLVGTSLGPTAACVSLVVGAAPFYARLVETSLREVDKGVIEAARAMGATRWQIIRKVYIPEALPGLVAGITVTCITLVSYSAITGILGGGGLGDLAYRFGFQSFQTDVMVLATAVLVLMVQIIQSVGDRVVQAIDKR; from the coding sequence GTGGATTTCCTTCTGCCTAACGTCCAATGGGATTTGCTGTTGGCTGCGACGTGGGAGACAGTGTACATGATGGTCATCTCCACTTTTTTCACCGCTTTGTTCGGACTCCCACTCGGGATTGCCCTCGTCGTGATGGAAGAGAAAGGCCTGTGGCCACTGCCGTGGTTGCAGCGCCTCGTTGGCTTCGGCGTCAACCTGTTTCGCTCCATTCCGTTCATCGTGTTGGTCGTGTGGATGATACCCGTCGCCCGAATGTTGGTCGGCACGTCCCTCGGTCCGACGGCGGCGTGCGTGTCGTTAGTCGTTGGTGCCGCACCGTTTTACGCACGGCTGGTAGAGACGTCGCTCAGGGAAGTGGACAAGGGCGTCATCGAAGCGGCAAGGGCCATGGGGGCGACCCGCTGGCAGATCATTCGCAAGGTGTATATACCCGAAGCGTTGCCGGGATTAGTTGCCGGGATTACGGTCACGTGTATCACGCTCGTCAGTTATTCGGCCATCACCGGAATACTCGGCGGGGGAGGCCTCGGCGATCTCGCCTACCGCTTTGGCTTTCAGTCGTTCCAGACCGACGTCATGGTGCTGGCGACGGCGGTTCTCGTCCTCATGGTGCAAATCATACAGAGTGTCGGGGACCGGGTGGTGCAAGCCATTGATAAAAGGTAG
- a CDS encoding carboxymuconolactone decarboxylase family protein, whose translation MKHDHNVVKDNWTQLALQDYKQGLGAFSERMPELVGSFNRFTEECFKPGELDEKMKHLMALAVAVFANDEYCIIYHAKGALDQGASEGEIMEAVGVAAAFGGGAAMAQGVTLVQDAVHELQQQREVH comes from the coding sequence ATGAAACATGACCACAACGTGGTGAAAGACAATTGGACCCAGCTCGCCCTGCAAGATTACAAACAAGGCTTGGGGGCGTTTAGCGAGCGAATGCCTGAACTGGTGGGAAGTTTCAACCGCTTCACGGAGGAGTGTTTTAAACCCGGGGAGCTGGATGAAAAAATGAAGCACCTGATGGCGTTAGCTGTGGCCGTCTTTGCCAACGATGAGTACTGCATCATCTACCACGCGAAAGGTGCCCTCGACCAAGGGGCGTCTGAAGGGGAGATCATGGAAGCCGTCGGTGTAGCCGCAGCGTTCGGTGGCGGAGCGGCCATGGCTCAAGGCGTCACACTCGTGCAGGACGCCGTACACGAACTGCAGCAACAACGTGAGGTGCACTGA
- the sufU gene encoding Fe-S cluster assembly sulfur transfer protein SufU: MSLDDLYRRVIMDHYQKPRNRGTLEDDAVSVELNNPTCGDRISLQMRVEDGIIKEAKFLGEGCSISLASASMMTEAVKGLKVEEALDLSRMFSQMMQGKEVDFERFPLEDIEALQGVSKFPARIKCATLAWKALEQGVEGKQ, translated from the coding sequence ATGTCCTTGGATGATTTATACCGCCGTGTCATCATGGATCATTATCAAAAGCCGCGCAACCGGGGAACACTAGAAGACGATGCGGTGAGTGTGGAGTTGAACAACCCGACGTGCGGGGATCGCATCTCCCTGCAAATGAGGGTGGAAGATGGTATAATTAAGGAAGCGAAGTTTCTCGGTGAAGGGTGTTCCATCAGCCTCGCGTCCGCTTCGATGATGACAGAAGCCGTCAAAGGGTTGAAGGTGGAAGAGGCGTTGGACCTTTCTCGCATGTTTTCGCAGATGATGCAGGGGAAAGAGGTCGATTTCGAGAGGTTCCCTCTAGAGGATATTGAAGCATTGCAAGGAGTCTCCAAGTTTCCGGCTCGCATCAAGTGCGCCACCTTAGCCTGGAAGGCTCTGGAGCAAGGGGTAGAAGGCAAGCAGTAG
- a CDS encoding MetQ/NlpA family ABC transporter substrate-binding protein gives MLKWLKYASTLFVVFALAACGSGASDGGGDSAGEESGENSAERTEETIQLTVGATAVPHAEILEHVKPILAEQGVELEIKTFQDYVLPNKNLVEGELDANYFQHIPWMESSNEENGWNIVDVVGVHIEPLGAYSDKYESIEEIPDGATVAVTNASGEQDRFVRLLEANGLITLSEGEGDKTLQDIVENPKNLQFEQVENAMLPRVLPDVDLAIINTNYALEADLNPVEDALFIEGKDSPYVNVLAINEGDEDKPGIQELADALTSDDVRQFMEEKYDGAVVPAFE, from the coding sequence ATGTTGAAATGGCTGAAATACGCAAGTACACTGTTTGTCGTCTTCGCCTTGGCAGCTTGCGGCAGCGGGGCGAGTGACGGAGGTGGCGATTCGGCGGGTGAAGAAAGCGGTGAAAACAGTGCCGAACGTACGGAGGAGACGATCCAGTTAACGGTCGGGGCGACGGCAGTGCCTCACGCCGAAATTTTGGAGCACGTGAAGCCCATCTTGGCTGAACAAGGTGTGGAACTGGAGATCAAGACATTCCAGGATTACGTCCTGCCGAATAAAAACCTAGTCGAAGGGGAGCTGGATGCGAACTACTTCCAGCACATCCCGTGGATGGAATCGTCCAATGAAGAAAACGGATGGAACATTGTCGACGTTGTCGGCGTGCACATTGAGCCCCTTGGCGCGTACTCGGACAAGTACGAATCGATTGAAGAAATTCCAGACGGTGCGACCGTCGCGGTTACGAATGCCTCGGGAGAGCAAGACCGCTTTGTCCGCCTGTTGGAAGCGAATGGACTCATCACGTTGTCTGAGGGCGAGGGGGACAAGACGCTTCAAGACATCGTCGAAAACCCGAAAAACCTTCAATTCGAACAAGTGGAAAACGCGATGTTGCCCCGTGTCCTGCCTGACGTAGACTTGGCGATCATCAATACGAACTACGCTTTGGAGGCCGACCTCAATCCGGTGGAGGACGCCCTGTTTATCGAAGGCAAAGACTCACCTTACGTCAACGTACTGGCAATAAACGAGGGAGACGAAGACAAACCGGGCATTCAAGAGCTGGCTGACGCCTTGACGTCTGACGACGTTCGGCAGTTTATGGAAGAAAAGTACGATGGCGCGGTTGTTCCCGCCTTTGAGTGA
- a CDS encoding cysteine desulfurase, translating to MDAHELRKQFPVLDQEVNGHPLVYLDSAATSQKPVSVIEALDRYYRQDNSNVHRGVHTLGSRATEGYEGAREKVRRFINARSTRETIFTRGTTTALNTVAHCYARQTLKPGDEIVLTPMEHHSNLIPWQQAAKATGAQLRYIPLQADGTLSLADVEATVGEKTKIVAITYVSNVLGTVNPIKDIAAIAHRHGAVIVVDGAQAAPHMTIDVQELDCDFFTFSGHKMCGPTGIGVLYGKEHLLEQMEPLEFGGEMIDHVDLYEATWKELPWKFEGGTPVIAGAIGLGAAIDFLTDVGLDAIEAHERQLAAYAIERLDELDGIEIYGPRRHRAGLVTFNLTGLHPHDVSTVLDAEGIAIRAGHHCAQPLMRELNQTATARASMYLYNTEEDIDRLVEGLMKAKEYFGHVLG from the coding sequence ATGGATGCACACGAATTGCGGAAGCAGTTCCCCGTATTGGATCAGGAAGTAAACGGACATCCACTCGTCTACCTCGACAGTGCGGCAACATCCCAAAAACCTGTTTCCGTCATCGAAGCGTTGGACCGTTACTACAGGCAGGACAACTCCAATGTCCACCGCGGCGTTCACACCCTCGGTTCCCGAGCGACGGAAGGGTATGAAGGGGCTCGGGAGAAAGTGCGTCGCTTTATTAACGCCCGGTCCACGCGGGAGACCATTTTTACCCGGGGAACGACGACGGCGCTCAATACGGTGGCACACTGTTATGCGCGCCAGACGCTGAAGCCAGGTGACGAAATCGTCTTGACGCCGATGGAACACCACAGCAATCTCATTCCGTGGCAACAGGCAGCGAAAGCCACCGGAGCCCAGTTGAGGTACATTCCACTTCAAGCTGACGGCACCCTGTCCCTTGCGGACGTCGAGGCCACCGTCGGCGAGAAGACCAAAATCGTGGCCATCACTTACGTCTCCAACGTGTTGGGGACGGTCAACCCGATCAAGGACATTGCCGCCATCGCCCATCGCCACGGCGCCGTCATCGTCGTAGACGGCGCTCAGGCGGCCCCGCACATGACAATTGATGTACAGGAATTAGATTGCGACTTTTTCACTTTTTCCGGGCACAAAATGTGCGGTCCCACCGGAATCGGGGTGCTGTACGGGAAAGAGCACTTATTGGAACAAATGGAGCCCCTCGAATTTGGCGGCGAAATGATCGATCACGTCGATCTGTACGAAGCGACGTGGAAAGAACTCCCGTGGAAGTTTGAAGGCGGTACTCCGGTGATAGCCGGTGCGATCGGTCTCGGAGCAGCCATCGACTTTTTGACCGACGTGGGGCTTGACGCCATCGAAGCACACGAGCGACAACTTGCCGCTTACGCCATCGAACGGCTGGATGAGCTGGACGGAATTGAAATTTACGGGCCGCGCCGTCACCGGGCTGGCCTCGTGACGTTTAATCTGACAGGGCTGCATCCCCACGACGTCTCTACCGTGTTGGACGCAGAAGGCATTGCCATTCGCGCCGGTCACCACTGTGCACAACCGCTCATGCGGGAACTGAACCAGACGGCGACGGCAAGGGCGAGCATGTACTTGTACAACACAGAGGAGGACATCGACCGTCTGGTTGAGGGACTGATGAAGGCGAAGGAGTATTTCGGTCATGTCCTTGGATGA